TTGTTGCTATATTTGGTGTAAATACTCAAAATGAATCTTTGTGTGCCCAAAAGTACCTATTATGCACTTACATCATGGAATGTGCAGAAATATATGTGGTTGAGAAGGCTATTAAATTATTGGTTACTGTTTCTTTCCTTGTAGTTCTTACAACACTGAGATAGCTGAATTTGTGAGCCATCGAACACCAACataatttaatctaaaatttggACTGTACCGCACATATTTTTGACTGTTTGGAGCAAGTTCTGTTTACATTCTGCTAATGTTCTCTCATTCCAAACCTGTCAGGGTAAATGAGTTTGTTGGTACTAAACAAGACCCCCTACTACCAATGTACGGCATCTGAACTTGATGTTACAATTACTTTGAAGCATCTGCTATTTCTTAATTGGCTTACTTTAATTTTTCAGAGAGAAAAAGAGGCACAGATCCTGCCGTCTTTtttggtggatcaggtgtgtatTTTGTTATATTTTCTTCCATAGATTACATGGCAGGTGAATGCCAATCTTGATAATGTTTCATTTTGGTTTCACCACTCCAAGAAAAAAACACACTTGGAGTGGCAACATATTTGGGTCCTTCAGTAGACGAAAAATGAACGAGCAAACTTATGGCCTGCCTTATTATTTTTCTCCTTTGAGTTTTGATAATGCAAGTTAATGATATCATTGCATCTCAGTGAGCAAACAAGTAGATTGGTGCATCAGAAAttgaaaaaattaaaaaaccttgaacatgcaggagagctgcatatcTATATATTCAGAAGACAGAAATTGTAAATTTTGTGGCTTAATTTAGGAAATTGATGAAAGAGCTTAACATTCTTGATCTCGTTTCCTCGAGCTCATTTACCATCTTATAGAACCTATTTTGGTCACTTTGCCTACATAACTTGTGATCAATGGAACATAAACACTCTCAACAAAGTACCTTAGCATGCATGGTCACTGTAAGTGTCTACAGGTGACCATGGTCGCCTCTTTTTTCTACTGGCACTATTTGTCGCTGTGGTAGTAAAGAACTAGGTCCTCAATATCTTCTCTGCTTGGAAACCATGTTTTTTCCTTTAAAGAACTAAAGGTGTACACATATTCTATTATCAGACCTGAACATTTAGTGCATGTTCTGTTTGACCAATACAATCAGATTGCATGCTGAAGCAAAATGTTTATGTAATTTTGGTACTTAATAGTAGTGTCTGCATAATTTTCAATAAACATTCCATCCATTGCACTATGAGAACACACTAAGGGATTATTCGTTGCAGAAATTGTTACATCTAACAAATCCTGAAGACTCATGGTGCTTGATTGCCCTGACTATTCATTTGCTTAGAATTATTTGTAACTTTTTTCCTGGATCATAAAATATTTTTCAGTGGCATACCACTGATTTAACTATAAGATGAAAATATCTTTTCATGTTCACAGCATTGCAACTCAAGGCATTTGAGCTCCCTGTTCTTGTAGATACGTAGCAACTCTAATGACTTTCCTTGCTGAATTTCTGGCACGATTATCTTTTGCTGCAGATCAAAATTGTGCATATGCGTGCCATGGATCTGCTGCTCCTTCCAGTGCTTGCCGAAGTGCAAAAGACCAAGTTGCTTCTATTGTTCATGTTGTTCGTGCCCAGATGTGTCATGCTGCAAGCCGAGCTGCAAATCATGCAACAAGCCATGCTGCGGACCGAACAGCTGCTCGTGTTGCGATGTGTCTTGCTGCAAACCCGATTGCCCATCCTGTAGTCCGAGCTGCAGCTGCAAACCAAGCTGCGGTTCGTGTTGCATTACGCTATGCTGCAAACCAAATTGCGGCTCGTGCTGCCAAACAGGCTGCAGCTGCTTCAGGCTTCCCTCATGCTGCAAGTTCCAGTGCAGCAACTGCTGCACCTGTACCCTGCCGAGCTGCTCCGGCTGCAACCCCTGCGGCGGTTGCCAGGGGTGCTGCTCATGCCCCAGCGACTGCAAGCCAAGCTGCGGCTATTTCGGCTCGCAATGTTGCAGCTGCGGGGAGTGCGGCTCCCGCACCTGCTCCGGCTGCTTCAAGTCCTTCAAGTGCTCGAACCTGTTCGGGGGCTGCTGCTCCTGCAAGCAGTGCTTCAAGTGCCAGTCGTCGTGCTGCAAGGGGCCGCCGTCCTGCTGCAAGTGCCAGTCCTCGTGCTGCGAGGGGGAAGACGGGagcagctgctgctggaggCCGTGCTGCAGCGTCCCGAAGCCGTCGTGCACCGGGTGCTCGTGCGGGTGCGTTTGGTCGTGCAGGAAGTGTACAGAAGGGTGTCGATGTTCCGGGTGCCGGAATCCGTGCTGTGCCACCGGATGCTTGTGCTGAAGTTGAATTAGATGTTTTCCtattgcttcttcttctttccgtGCTTGTTCGTACTTTGATATATGGTGTGCTGCTTTTCCTGTAAAGAAATGCCAAATCCTCAGATCAAATTGAAGCGTCAATAGTCATCGCGTATAAAATGCGGGtgccttttttaaaaaaaataaaaatggcaCGAGCTCTGCCGTTTTGAATCAAACATTCCTCTGCCGAATCTACATCTGTACCTAGTAGGTACTACTAGGTACTAGTAGGACTAGGACCGTTCCGAATCTGCCGGAACGGAGAGGCTACCCGGCCGACTCGAAAACATACTCCGAGACGGAGTCGGTTCGTGGCGTCTCtgctgcggcgacggcggcaggcgGTGCTATATAGGAGTGTACTATGTATGCAAACGCGGCAGGGCAGCGCATACACGATACTGCGGAGAAACGCGCGCTATGGGCAAACGGCATCAGACCGGCGGCGATGTGGCCGGCCGGGAGGCGAAGCGCCGAGGTCAGAAGAAGCAGCTATACCTGGCCCTGGACGACTGGGACAAGGGGTACAGCATCCATCCACACGGTCGACGTCGATGCCGGGCCGACGGCTTCTGTTGAGCCTGAGCCTCTGCAGCCTCCTCCTTGGTCCTGTTTGGTTCTATTCTAGAAACCCTAGAATACGTTTTTTAGGATCCGCATGGAgggctaaataaaatttatttgcaaaatctcttTAGGAATGGgggtaacttttcacgacgattctaatgatggtaattaatctatgattagctacagtgatgccacgataaccatcctctaattatgcggtcaaaggccttattagattcgtcagagttcctagcgcagggtcctaaagttggttttgtaaactgtctttatttaaaacagtaattagcggtcaaagtatTACTATTCCTACAATTCTAGAAAACCAAACCGCTTCGCCTGGAGGCCCCCGGGGGGAGCCACGACGTCCTGTTCAGCGCCACCGGCAGCAAGATCCTGGCCCTGTGGCAGCCAAGGAACAGGACGACCCGCGCAATGGTGTACGACACCACGACGGGGTCTATGCTGGCCGACGGCCCCGCACACTCGGTCGGGCTGCAGCCCATGCTCTTCGTCGCGGGCTCCGACGGCCGGCTGCACGCGCTACACGCCGGAGGGCTGCACTGCTTGGACCTGGACAAGTCGCCACCCGAGGACCCTTATTCTTACGCCGCCACATTCGAGCCGgacggcgggcggtggcgctggACCAGAGCCTGCTCTCCCCTGCACCTGCCTTCCTCACCAAGGACGGCACACCCACCCCCGCTCCCTCAGCGCCCATCGTGATCGCCTCCTACGCCGTGCACCCCGACGGTCGCACCGTCTTCGTCTCCGCCTTCGGGATCTACCACAGGTGCTTCGGCACCTTCTCCCTGGACACGGGCACTGCCCGTCCGGAGAGGGCACGCCACGGCAAGTGGCTGCTCCCGTTCCGGGGCAAGGGCCACTACGAGTCCACGCTGGACGCCTGGGTCGTCCTCCACTCCCCCGAGTACGTGTGCGCCTACGACGTCCCTCTTCCCCTGCCCGCCGGCTCCGGCGAGAGGCCGCGCCCGGAGTGGAAGTTTGTCAAGGCGGAAGGATTGTTCGATTCGGATTTGGTGGACGGCTTCCTGCGGCAGAGCGTCATGACGCTTGCCAGCATGGGCGATGCAGAGTTCCTCATCCTCGAGCCCCTCACAATCGAGAGACGAGAGCTCAACATCACGCTGTACATGGATCCCCATTTCGATTACATGTTTCGCGTCACCAAGTTCCGCCAGAAGCACAATCATCAGGGACAACTGCGTGCGTTGTCTCACCACAAGATAGTTGGCCCGCTGGGCTGGCATTGGCACGGCCCGAGAACGGCCCGTCCCGTGGCCGTTCGGGCCGGTGTCGTGCCCGTGCCATGCCCTGTGCCATGCCAGGGCCTGGGAAGCGGCCCTTGGCACTAGCACGGGCACTGCACGGCTAACTGGCCGGCCCGACGCCGGCTCGGGAGCGGCACATGAGCCCTTGATGCCCCTCCCCCACACCCTGTCGACCATTGGATCGAGCAGTTGGGGGAGGGGTATAAAACACACTGCGCCACTCGCTTCTCCCTGCTCGCTAACCCTAATTcatttcctcctcctccacaccGTTCTCGCTTCTCTCGGTCTTCGCCTCCACTCTCGCAGTCTCACCTCTCCTCTTACTCTCACCTCTGACCTCTCCTCTTACTCTCACCTCTGACCTCTCCTCTCCTCGCTCTCTCCTCTCATCTTCTCGGGCTCCGGTGGCTGCTTGTCGTTGTCCTTGAGCCGACAGGGGCCGGCACTCGCGGATGGCACGACCATCTAGACCCATCGTCTCGATCTCACACAGAAGATGTAGCATCGTCGTTTCCattttctcttcctcctcttctccgtcgccatcgccgccgccggactctGGTGCTCCAGATCTAGCGTAAGTCCTCTTCCCTCGaatcgtctctctctctctcctctctctctctcctccctctctctcactcactcactcactcactgtATCTCACTCTTTCTACAGATGTAGTCCAGATCCGTTGAGGAACCAGGGCTGGAGGGCTGGATCCGTGCTTCATCCACGTTGCTAGTGCTCGTGGTGCTCCGTCTACAAAggtaaaaccctaaccctaagtcCCTAACCCTAGATCTAGAATCGTCTCTTCTCTCTGATGTAACCCTAACCCCACTGCTTTACTTCTTTTTTTGTGTTGTAGCTGGTGAGGAACTAGGTCACTGGCGAGTGAGGATGGCCGGATCTGACGACGAGACGGTTGAGGTGGGTATGAAAGAGGAGCGGCATTTGTGCAGGATCGCCGGAGATGacaaagaggagaacatggccgaggaccgcgaggctctgtTTGGTAGCGCTGCTGATCCCATCGGCATTGACGGTGCTAGTGACCCACCTCCCTCTGACGGGAGTAGCGGCAAGCATCCCTTGTCCCTCTACCTCTCTAGTATGGGTGACTATGAGAAACTATTCTAGACAATCAATGGTAAGATGGTCAGGTATGGTGCTGGGTGCCTTCACTGCTCTAAAGAGTACTCTGCTTTCTCTAGTGGTGGCACTGGTCATCTTTCTCGGCATATTCTCGTTTGCGTTAAGAAGCATGAAAAGACTCGGATGTCTCAGTCTCAAATCTCTTTTAGTCCTGATGGTAGTGTGCGTACTTGGGACTACTATCCTATGGTTGCTCGTACTGAACTGGTTCGATTGATTGCTAGACTTGATGTTCCTATCTCTCTTGGTGAATCTGTGGCTTTTGAAGGGCACATTAAAACTGCTCAAATCCTAAATATGCTAGAGTGTCTAGGCAAACCACCACTAGAGACATATTGAAGTCCCCTTCTACTACTTTCATCCAAGCTCAGTATCCAAGGGCTGAAAGTGAGCCCTTGCTGTTAACTGATGAGCATTGGGCTGTGGCACAAAAAGTGCTATCATTTCTTGAATTGTTTCATGATGCAACAGTTACATTGTCTAGTGTGTACTATCCTACAGCTCCACTGATGATTTATTATCTTATTAAGATTGCTCTACACCTAAAAAATTATGCTAATGATGTACACATCAGATCTGTGGTGCAACCTATGATAGACAAATATAATAAGTACTGGAGGAAAATACCTTTGTTTTACTCTTTTGCATTCATCTTTGATACTAGGGCTAAAATGAAAGGTTTAACTAGGGTGCTTAGAAGGTTAGGTAGTCTCACCAGTACTGATTATTTTGCATATTTGGTTGGCACTCGAGCTATACTTATGTGTACAATAAGTATGATGAAAAATTTGGTGTTGTTAGGTTGAGGAGGACTGACCCTCCTGTCCTATCTGGTAAGTCAAAATTTGCTTGGGATGAAATTTatgatgatggtggtggtgttggTTTGGGTGGTGGTATCTTTCCTGGTCTTAACATGTCTAGAGATACATCTGCAACTTCTCTGTTGCATGCGGTAAGGTCATCAACTTCTACTGCTTCTAAAATTGTGTCCTACTTGGACTGTGACACAGTCAACCATCTAACTGATGACTTTAACATCCTTAGACTGGTGGCATTAGCACAAACTTACATATCCAGTACTCTCAATCATAGCCAAAGATATCTTAACTGTTCCTATGTCTACCATATCTTCAGAATCCACTTTTAGTATGACTGGCAGGATCATCGAGGAGTGGCGAAGGAATCAGAAGCCTGAAATGGTGGAGATGCTCACCTGCATCAAGGACTGGGAGGCTGCAGAAGCAAGGCTGCAATAGAATGTGGAGGACAAGGAGAttgaacaagcaattgaagaacTTTGTCTTGATTCATGATCATTTATATAATGGGACTGTAATATTTAGGACTTATGGACTCTAGAACTTAAGTATTGAACTGTGATGTAATGAACTTAATTGGAGCTTGGCTGTACTCTTTTCCCCTCTCTAGGGTTTCTCACAAGGGTGAGTTTTACCTAGAGAGGTTTTTAATGTGAAGGgaccttaagatgcctagagggggggtgaataggcaatctgtaGCTAAAACAACACTTTAAAACTGTCAGTCACAGACTAAGCCCgaaaactccgggtataagcccggaaactCCTGGTTTTGAGTTTGGAGTATCCAGAGCTCTTGCCCAGAGACTCCGGGTATGAAATTGCTGAAAGTAAACAGCTAGGATCTGAgtatgaaaagtagatcgagcaaAGATAcaagtaccaggggttcctagAAGTGAGGATTCACAAGTTGGTTCGCGCTAGAAACTTGTaaatgagtagatcgagctcaagcCCTAGAAAAGTGttctcacaagcaaatagcaatgaaatcaagtaaatGATGCAAGAGAGACagagatttgtttcccgaagttcacacccaaaggtgctacgtctccgttaaGGAAGGATTCACGAGATGGCCCTCCAGAATCCCTAAACTCCTCTCCCAAGGgtgagatcacctctcaagcccaaggtcacttactatggattcgtCGGCGAGGACtgaagcttacaaacttcttgagTTCCTCACAATCGCggttgagcaatcacaagcacgcctagccatctaggagcacaaggctccaagagtgaCAAACTTGAAATCtgcgggcttgaccaaaaccaagtgctcaagagatgggaatgaggctcactagcacgaattcttgctcttgcttgactctcactcaaatcccccaaaggaatcactcaagaaagGAGAAGGGGAGTGTGGGAGCTCTCTTTTTGCTTGGGTGTGTGTTCAGCTCGTAAACTTTGCAAGAGTTATGGCTAAAGGGGTatggaggggtatttatacctctccatctgaaaactagccgttgggtcagggttacccggagactccgggtataagcacGGAAACTCCGGGCTAGCAACATTTTCTTCAATACAGCAGAcatccggagactccgggcaacagggtccggagtatccggccctatacccggagtatccgggttcggCAGGATAAAAACTCAGGTTTTGTTCTTTTGAGTGGTGTCTATGGTTCACATATGTTTttctaggttctcttgagcacaagttctagatcaaaacctttgaaccaagtccctcttgatagtacggcgttcctatactcaaatttcaaatataaaaactaATTTATTGAGTATGCTTGAGCACCGCCTTTTCATTCCTTTTTCGAGGGATCATGCATCGTCATTTGATTTATCTGTTCAACCTCATCACCTGCACAAATGCTTAATTACACCATTAAAtgtacatgtgttttgtcatttattaccaaaacccacttaggggcctagatcactttcaatctcaatctttttggtgattgatgacaacccacatGTATCTCATTTGATAATCATTAAGCAGTAAACTTCTAGCATATAAGAGCTCCCCCTTAACGTATGCCATGAACttgaatttcaattttgacTTAGCACGTCAACAATTGGCATATATTTCAAGAGAGCCAGTAACTCTTATATGTTCTACAGTGGGGTGAGCAGGTGAGTGCAAAGATCAAGTGTAATGCATATGACAGGATATCCACACAGAAGAAAACGTGATTTGGCAGCaggacccggagactccggccagGAGGCCGGAGACTGCAGACCAAgaagtccggagtatccggcctatagcccggagtatccggccctctGCACAAATCACAGAAAACAGCCATAATCACAAGTCTAGTTTAACTCAAACTAGCACAAATTTCCTTAGAGCAGAGTTAAACAAGATAGCTAAGCACAGAGTAGCACTCATTACATAAGTTCTCACACCACATAGTCCTTTCAAATGATCACTAGAATTCGAAACGAAATGAAAACAACCATCAAGTGCGATACATGCCCAAATGAGTACATGAATGGCAttttcactccccctttgtcatcaagtgccaaaaaggaaatgaaaagcaACACAATGATCTTCTACTCATCATCATCTTGGGCAGCATCCTCGGAAGTGTCCTCATCCTCATCAGAGTCGCGATGCTCGTGGTAGCCCTGgggctcttcttcttcagtctcCTCGTCCTCATCAAATATCTCTTGGCCACTAGGAGGTGCGCGAGAAAAGGAAGTAGCAGCACGGCGACAAGTGGAACAAGTCTGACGACGAGCACGAGGAAGTAGAGCATGAGCAGCAGCAATAGCGGCCTCATCGGCAGCGTCCCACTCAGCAAATGGATCATCAAACTCTGGTAAGTCACTGTGTGCATTCAAAGGAAGTCCGAGATGACCCCTGATCTCATTGATGGACCTAGAGTTCTCATGAACATCATGTGCAATGTTCCTGCACATCCCAAACAAGCTGCGGAGGGCTCTCTTCACAAAAGAGTCATGGTGACCATGGCGAGAGGAAGAGGTAACCCTCGAAGAAGATGGTGTGGGATCAAGTCTTGGGTTCCTCGTTGCACCGGCATGAAGTGGAGGTGCATCACCAGAGCGGGCACGAATGTGAAGTGGCTCATGCTTGCATGTCTTCTAAAAAGTGGCCTTTGTGACTCTCTCAATCATGTACATAATATATGGTGCAACAGGGAGAGATTTCTTTGCCTCAACCATGGTCCTTCTCAGCTCATTCCAAATAAAGTCCGTGATGCAAAAGGATCTACAACCAGGCATAGTGCGAGCTAGAAGATTAACCGCATAGTACCTGAGTGCCGCCGGATCTccatcctttgcatcaatgGTGGCCCTAAAGAATTGATTCATTGTATAATAGACTGGCAAGAGGGTGCTTGCATTTCCTTTCTGAGCCCAATAAGGATTGTAGAACAGAGTTCGCAACTGATATGGCTTGAGTTGTTGTTCAACATGAATAGGATCACACTCCTCATCCTTTGACCCGAGACCAAGGATCCTAGAGAAGGTCATGTAGTCCACTCCATACTTCTCTCCCTCAGTGGTCCAGAAGAAGGCCATCTTTCTTTCATCATAGTATAGAGAGGAGCGAAACTGTGCCAAGATCTCCTCATTCCAATTATATCTGAAACCCATGATGTCATACAACCCCATTTCCTTGCACTTTGCAATGGCTTCATTGAAGAAAGGGTCATTCATGTCCTCATAGTACTTCCAATCAACGTacttgtaacgaacatggcaccatttatgccatttcgagtgattttggtgatcgaatgacgacgcaatcaatgggactaatatgattgttaaagatgaccattctcaggcttttaggttcaagtgatgacaaagagaagataggcgtagctagacccgaagggccgcccctacggtacaagaattgaagagactgtgaagaaatccaagtcaaagaaatcaagacagagatacttcagtagcaccggaagaaccgatgctataggcatcggtgcatccgatggttgtcggatgatccgacggcctggcaattggcacaagtctgtgcgGCTCTGGACATCCagtgaagcaccggttaaaccgatggtgtcaagagaggcatcggtgcattggatgtactgtgttccagagacgatgcaagtcgcgcaagagccaagtattcagcactggttgaaccgattaagcatcggtgcataccatcggtgtaatgacgtcagctgccaggagttcaacggctacttcgggttatgagtgaccggatgaaccgatgctaccCCAGCcaaaggcatcggttcatccgatgatacgcagattttctgctgaccgttggagcaacggctacaaaacttggtggcctatatatacgcctcaccccggccatttgaaacttgctggagttgctagacttcccacacatactcaagaacacctccaagccatacaagagcatagtgatcatatccttagcccttagcacactttgagagtgttgtgtaaaggatagctcttagtgagtgattTTGCAAGGCCTAGAGCCTTTGTGCAGTGGGTCTTaactgaaccaaaagaagatttcggtgcaccggcaccttggagctttgaaggttCGCCTGCAACGTCATCGactctccgacttggtgtggagcggcaacgacatctttgtgcgggggacgtggagacccccatcctttgtggagaagctccttagtggaacccggggccaaggtgaccgtgattgtgttcacggaagagacttggtggccgaatagcaatactcttagtgagtgctacaacaacatggatgtaggtgtgcctttgtggctaatcgaaccacgggataaacacccgcgtcaagagtttgctatctcctatcccgctctttaagcttccgcattcatactagcaatttgtatgcctttactttcatagagtaatttcttgat
This portion of the Panicum virgatum strain AP13 chromosome 2N, P.virgatum_v5, whole genome shotgun sequence genome encodes:
- the LOC120660796 gene encoding keratin-associated protein 4-6-like; translation: MGEEAAVVVEPPRPKSPPRYPDLCGRRRLQLELQILNREVDFLKDELQSLERVPPVSRSCKEVNEFVGTKQDPLLPIEKKRHRSCRLFWWIRSKLCICVPWICCSFQCLPKCKRPSCFYCSCCSCPDVSCCKPSCKSCNKPCCGPNSCSCCDVSCCKPDCPSCSPSCSCKPSCGSCCITLCCKPNCGSCCQTGCSCFRLPSCCKFQCSNCCTCTLPSCSGCNPCGGCQGCCSCPSDCKPSCGYFGSQCCSCGECGSRTCSGCFKSFKCSNLFGGCCSCKQCFKCQSSCCKGPPSCCKCQSSCCEGEDGSSCCWRPCCSVPKPSCTGCSCGCVWSCRKCTEGCRCSGCRNPCCATGCLC